The genomic DNA AATGTTCACCTATTAGACCATTTGCATTGCACCTGTTGAATTTAATAGTTGAATCATCACATTAAAGGTgttgaaaaaactaaaaaaatctacGTTGATTAAGCAACGCTGAATTTATTCAACaagttgaaaaacaaatatatgagTCTGCGTATGCCATGTGTCATCAACTAATTAGAGTGTGTATCACGCTTGGCGACTgaaattttttctctcttttttttttcatttttttttaaggttacGATACTTATTATATTGTAATTAGCCGTtgtgattttggagaatttttaTCTCATCTTATCTAGTTATaatcaattattatataacaaaccatttttttattctttacgataaattattacatatttttttttttgtaattttagttcttttaattatattaatttaatttttatttttaaaaaaaatttagttgagaacataaaataattaaaagattaaactAAGTGGTGGTGGTCTAGTGGTTTCCACTCGAGGAGGAATTGCCCTGTTGGTCCAGGCCAGGGATCAATTCCCTTCAAACGCGAAATTGTTAGTCATTTTTACTTGGTCAGGAGCTTTTACTTGATCTTCTCTGGGCCCTGTGGAGATTACGGGCCTCAGCCTCGAACCTCCtggtaataaataataataataataattaaaagatttattaaaaagaatatgtCATCGCATCCTTGGTCAAGTTGACTCTATTCTTTCCCGCTTTCGCATCCTTAGCCATCGTCGTGTTCTCCTTCGACGCTGTCGAGGAGCTTATCCGCTGGTATGAAACTGAGCATAGCTTAATAATATATAggttgagagaagagagagttttcaATTTATAAAGCAAAAGGGTTGTTTACGAAGAAGAAACTGATCGATGGGGATGATGATCGAAACTTATAATCACAACGGTCacattaaaacattaattaagagatatgcttttgttttgttttttacttttttccttttttttttataataattatattaatatggGCTCAACTTAAAagatttttgagtttaaaaatataacagtAATGGGCTTTTTCGAGCCTGTTAACGCAGAGAACTCAGAAACCCTAATATATATACAGCAAAAACCAAACCTTTGCTCTCACTGTCGTCTCGTTGAGCCTCGTCTTCGTCTCTCTACTCTCTACTCTCTACTCGCCGCCGATCGTTACTCCGTCTCCGTCGACACCACTATGGTTTACTCGCTCTCCCTCTATCTGTATCTGTCTTATCTGTTGTTTATCTTTGTGAGAGATGATCTGATCTGAAATGTTGTGTGTTTGCAGGCGCCTAAGAAGGATAAGGTTCCACCGCCGTCATCAAAGCCGGCTAAATCCGGAGGtggaaagcaaaagaagaaggttCGTTTCGTTTCCTCCATTTTTATACGATTCAATTAATCAATGTGTAGTTTCGGTTTGAATTCTGAGAAATTGAATTTAGGTTTCGTCTCCTGTGAGATTGATCTATCTGATTTTGGGCAAATGAAggtttattttatgtatttgcTGAAGATTTTAAGTAGATTTGGGTATATGTTTAGATTCATTTCTTGAAAATAGTATGGTGTAATTCAGCTTTGGTTGTGTAAACATTATTGTCTTgctttgtgtgttttatgttGCATTGTTTATGATCTTTGTGCTGAAgtgtatcatttttttgtttcctgtgAATGTTATGTTTAAACCAAAACAGAAGTGGAGCAAGGGAAAGCAAAAGGAGAAGGTGAACAACATGGTCTTGTTTGATCAAGGCACTTATGACAAGCTTCTCACTGAAGCACCTAAGTTCAAGCTCATTACTCCATCGATTCTCTCTGACCGTATGAGGGTATGTTCCAATACTCCTATCACTGTTGCATTCTTTGAAACATATGGTTTGGTGTTGTTTACTTCCACATGATTTGAATGTTAAGTCTCTGATATTGTTATGGTCTGAATTGTTGGGAAACTAAATACAGATTAATGGGTCTCTAGCAAGGAGGGCAATAAGGGAGCTAATGGCTAAGGGTTTGATCAGGATGGTATCTGCTCACTCGAGCCAGCAGATCTACACTCGTGCCACCAACACCTAAAAAGCTTGACTTTTCGATGGGTTGGTTCTCCAATCTCCTCTCGGGTTTTGTCCTTTGATGTATACATTAATCATCAGAGCTCttatagttcttttttttgggtttcttgtGTACCTCCAGAGAACCTCTTTAGAATGCTGTTTTGAGATTATTATGTTAACTTAAAATCGAATTTGCGTTCCATTTTTGTCCTCTTACAGTCGTTTACATGGCATTGAGTTATCCAATTCggttttggtttgctttttgcGGTCTACTGTGAATATTCTGAATTATTATAAGTGGTTAACTGTTTTAACTATTGATCAATTCGATTAACGAATcaaatccatcaaaatcaaaatacatttgATAAACTTTGTTCCGGTGCAAGGTTCTTTTGATCTAGAAGTTGCAATAGATACTTTGGATTAGATACCACCAAAAGCAGTTGCCAATTCGCAGACAAATCCGGTTTATAATATCATAGTTTAAGTTAAATGGTTCTCACTAATTATCATGATAGGAGTTttgtttgttggaaaaaaatgaacttAAAAGGGTCTTTTTGATTCATAGAAGATGGTGTTGTGACAATTGTGCGGCtgtaaattttcttaattcatcCAATAGTAAAGCAATAGCTATGTAACAACACATTGAGCGTCAATCAAGCTTAACTACTTTTGAGTCATACAAATGGTTACAAAAAAACGTCCCTTTCCTACACATGACATAACACATGAAAAAAGctgttttagatattttatattgtacCCTTTTGTAGAAACCATAGCCGTTGAAAATCATCAATTGGTACCAATTCATATGTGAGAAGACTGTGTAACACAACACAACGTGTAGTAGATGAGTATGGGGGTTCAAGTTCAACGTGTCGTTGTTACACTAGAGCGAGCATATGGGACAAAACAGAGCCGTCCGTTTAATGTAACAGTCACATGAGTGACTCACTCACATCAATATGATTTGCCAAATCATTTTTTCCCTCTTTGtaaatgtttattaaaattcaataatatgatacattttttatttttttctagcaCAAAACGACACATATATGCTACAATTATACTATAAGAGTAACAAATTTGATGTGATATGCATATTTACTTGTACCAAACTAATCAGAAATGTACTAATGTGAATGGAAAAGTTCGGTTATAAAGATTGATTCAAGAGAGGAGAAAATAAAGTTTACTTTCTCGTGGGCCGATCACAGGAGAGgaccaaaaaagagaagaaaaaagtaacaGCTTCCTCCGTCAACCACGCACTTCACTGATTCAGACTTCTTCTCCTCCGATTTcaaacgaacaacaaaacatCAGAGAAACAGACTTTAACTTTGCTGTGGTGAGTTTTTTATACTCTGCTAGTGCTAATAAATGCTGTTGATGTTTTCAATGTTCCTTCAtactagtgtttttttttttttgttggttatctCGGTTTTCAAATTTCGAATCCAAATATTCTAGATCTTCTTCTATCTGGATCGTTGTTGTTAGCTTCTGAACATGATAAAGTTTGTCTCTTTCGATGTTTTGCGTATTCCCATTATCGATTTTGCCTTCTCAACTGtattaaagtttggttttttaacACAGTGTAATGTAcactagaaagaaagaaaagaaaaaacaaacctttaggatgttttatttt from Camelina sativa cultivar DH55 chromosome 7, Cs, whole genome shotgun sequence includes the following:
- the LOC104702702 gene encoding 40S ribosomal protein S25-2 is translated as MAPKKDKVPPPSSKPAKSGGGKQKKKKWSKGKQKEKVNNMVLFDQGTYDKLLTEAPKFKLITPSILSDRMRINGSLARRAIRELMAKGLIRMVSAHSSQQIYTRATNT